CGGGTACCGCCGAATCAAAAGGTGACGACCGGCTTTCCCGTCCTGCATTACGGGGAAGTGCCTGAATATACGGACCTCGCTGCGCAATGGAACTTTCGCATCTTCGGCCTGGTGGACGAAGAAGTGACGCTCTCGTATGAGCAGATGATGGCTCTTCCCAAAGGAAGTACGACGAATGATATCCACTGCGTCACCGGCTGGAGCAAGCTGGACAATGTCTGGGAAGGCATTCCTGTCGAAGAGATCGTCAAGCTGGTGAAGATCAAGCCGGAGGTCAAATACGTGCTGCTGCACGCAGAGCACGGCTGGACCGCCAACATGCCGCTGAGCGATTTTCTCACCCCGGGCAATTTGTTTGCCTACCGGCACAATGGCGAAGACCTGACGCCGGATCACGGCTGGCCGCTGCGGTTCGTCGTTCCTCATCTGTATTTCTGGAAGAGCGCCAAGTGGGTGCGCGGCATCGAGTTTTTGGCGAAGGATAAGCAGGGATTCTGGGAGAAGAACGGGTATCATATGTATGGAGACCCGTGGAAAGAGCAGAGGTTTGCTTGGGATTAAAGCGGAACAAACTAAGAGGCGGGAGTTTCGCCTCTTAGTTTGTTATATGAATGGCATCGTTGGCAATGGAAAGAGAGGCGGGGATTCAGCCTCTTTGTCATTGTCAAACCCTTCTGAATTCCACAAATCACCATGCTATTAAATATCCGGCTTTGAGGAAGATTCCTTTTTCAATAACAGATAGGCTGATCTGACAATTAACGCAGCTGCGATGACAGTAATCAGGAATATCAGAAGTTTCATTCATCAGGGCAAATGCTAAGATAATAAACTCCAAAATGAGAAGCCCGATCCAAGTGTCAAACGATTGGGGCACATTATCCGGTTAAGGTTCTATCAGTCATGCCCTGGCAACCTGACCGTCATTCGTAAATGTTATCGGCATTATCGGCGCGGATCAGCTCGGACTTAATTGGATTCGTTTGAGTTTCTACTTTTTCAGCATCAACAATTTCTCTCGTTCTTATAGTTTTCTCTTGATTCGTTACGTTACCTTTGTTTGTGGTTACATCCATGTAAATCCCTCCTGAAGCACATTGTTTTCTTTTTCTTTCGTCGTGTTCTTCAGTATTCCCATTTTGAATGACTAACATGGGGAGAAACAAAGGTGCTTTAACAAATTGAGGGTTACAGTGATTTGTCTAAAAGCCGAACTGATGACTGAGAGGCGGTCTTTAGTGCGGCCATCATCTGCACAGGAGTGAACCGTTGCGACAAAACAAAGGAAGCCTGGGATGGCGGCGGCTCTTCGCGGAATTGAATCGAAACCGCTCTTTCCGTTTTGGTATCAAACGTGATGATGACCCGAACCGCCCACTCCCTCCGGTCTTGTCTCAACCACAGCTTGAAGGTTTCGGTGGCGCGATTCGAACTGACGACGTCTCGGCCTAGATGCTGGTAATCCACGATGTCGGCAAGGGGATAGCGTTTCTTGGTCTCTTGCATGGCGAATCTCCCCCATTTCGCATAGGGCGGAATTTCTCGAACTTCTGCAGAGGCGATGTGAACACTGGACAGCAGCATAATCAGCATGAACAACCGAGTGAATACCCGCACAAGACCACTCCTTTTCGAGAGTAGTCTTCCCAGAAGGAAAAAAAGATACGGATGAGTCCGAAAATGGTTTCTCATGGGCCGGGGACCCTCGGGGTGAGAGGAAAGAAAGAAGGCTTGCACCGCAGCGATGGCCGATGCGGCCCAGTGATCGTGGCTGTCCGAGCCGTGGCCTTTGGCTACGCCGCCGATGGTAACCGTGGCTGTAGGATCTTCCGCCATGGCCGTAATCGTGACGGTTTTTTGGTTCTCAGGCACATCAGCAGTATAATTTTGTCTCTCAGGTTCAAAGGCAGGAGTCAGTTCCACAGAGGAAACCGACAGCTCGTCCAGGTGATGCGACACGACATGGACGGTCCGCGTCACTCGGTGGCTGCGTTTCCACTGCTGTCCGATACGTTGTAACGGAGAACATAGTCTCCGAGCCGGTCGTGGTTGACTGAGCCGTCTACACTCACTTCGCCCGTGAGGTCCCCATCTTCGTTATCGTCCGCCATGAACCCGGTTTCGGAATAGGTTTGCCCTTTGAGTATGTAGGCGGGATTGTCGCCAAACAGGGTGGTCACGGGCGCCTCCGTATCCCCAACATAGAAACGGGCCTGTGCCGTAGCTGACTCCGGTTTGGGGGAATTGTTCGTGATGCCGTCGTCGGTCACGGTATATTGGAAAGAAGCCCATCCCGAGAAATCCGGATTTGATATAAACGCCACATGATTCTCTTCCATGGATGCCGTGCCGCCAAGCGCATTACCTACTCCGGTAACCGCCAGAGTTTGCCAGATGAGTTCATCGTCAGGTCCGGGGGAATCATTGGCCAACAACTTGGAGTAGGGGATGGTGACCACTGGCGCCCCTTTGGCGAATCGGCCCGGATTTGAGTTGTCCCGTTTTTGTGATAGAGAGTTCCCCCAGTAATTCCGCTGATTTTGAAATGGGTCGTGGTAGACCCGCCCGCTTCCGTCGGGGTAATCACCAGACCGCTTGACGTCATGGTGTCCTCCGCCGTCATAGCCGGCGTGACTTGAGGGCTGTCCGTCCTCGCGCGAATGGTGAACGTGACCATGCCATTACTCGTTGCGCCGCCGTCATCCTTCACCGTGTATTGGAAACCTGCTGTTCCGAGATATTGGGAGAGGGGGGTAAAAATGACGGATTCTCCATCATCGCCGATCCGTACCGTCCCGGCCTTCAGCGAGGGGCGTGCCTCCGTTTTGGGGATAAAGGGTGCCGCCGGTGATATGGCTGATCTTGTAGGAGGAAGTGGTCACTCCGTTTTCATCGTTCGGCGTGATTTCTAATCCCCCCGCGCTCATCGTGTCCTCCAACGTCGTTACTCCTGTGACGCTCGGTTTCTTGGCGTTCTCCTGAATGTCGAAGGATACCGTCGCGATTCCCTCGCTGATGAGCGGGTCCGGCGCTCCCAGTGTGGTGCCGTCATCCTCTACCCGGTACGTA
This sequence is a window from Brevibacillus composti. Protein-coding genes within it:
- a CDS encoding Ig-like domain-containing protein, with amino-acid sequence MTSQFLMMISWAPTTSPQIDPQYGSVRISGESVIYTPAADHRGPASFTYRVEDDGTTLGAPDPLISEGIATVSFDIQENAKKPSVTGVTTLEDTMSAGGLEITPNDENGVTTSSYKISHITGGTLYPQNGGTPLAEGRDGTDRR
- a CDS encoding immunoglobulin-like domain-containing protein; protein product: MVTIPYSKLLANDSPGPDDELIWQTLAVTGVGNALGGTASMEENHVAFISNPDFSGWASFQYTVTDDGITNNSPKPESATAQARFYVGDTEAPVTTLFGDNPAYILKGQTYSETGFMADDNEDGDLTGEVSVDGSVNHDRLGDYVLRYNVSDSSGNAATE
- a CDS encoding Ig-like domain-containing protein, which encodes MSPAAPFIPKTEARPSLKAGTVRIGDDGESVIFTPLSQYLGTAGFQYTVKDDGGATSNGMVTFTIRARTDSPQVTPAMTAEDTMTSSGLVITPTEAGGSTTTHFKISGITGGTLYHKNGTTQIRADSPKGRQWSPSPTPSCWPMIPPDLTMNSSGKLWRLPE
- a CDS encoding DUF3889 domain-containing protein, whose translation is MTRTVHVVSHHLDELSVSSVELTPAFEPERQNYTADVPENQKTVTITAMAEDPTATVTIGGVAKGHGSDSHDHWAASAIAAVQAFFLSSHPEGPRPMRNHFRTHPYLFFLLGRLLSKRSGLVRVFTRLFMLIMLLSSVHIASAEVREIPPYAKWGRFAMQETKKRYPLADIVDYQHLGRDVVSSNRATETFKLWLRQDRREWAVRVIITFDTKTERAVSIQFREEPPPSQASFVLSQRFTPVQMMAALKTASQSSVRLLDKSL
- a CDS encoding sulfite oxidase-like oxidoreductase, with the translated sequence MSGNMTELTKDRVPPNQKVTTGFPVLHYGEVPEYTDLAAQWNFRIFGLVDEEVTLSYEQMMALPKGSTTNDIHCVTGWSKLDNVWEGIPVEEIVKLVKIKPEVKYVLLHAEHGWTANMPLSDFLTPGNLFAYRHNGEDLTPDHGWPLRFVVPHLYFWKSAKWVRGIEFLAKDKQGFWEKNGYHMYGDPWKEQRFAWD